In the Candidatus Baltobacteraceae bacterium genome, one interval contains:
- a CDS encoding manganese efflux pump, translating to MVSAVLKVAVLAVSLALDVFAVSVGVGVRGHTRAEKVRIGAAFGAAEVIMNLIGAGIGRGVGQLIGAAAAYLGFVALIGVGVYMIVESVREESGELDLSTGWGLFVAAISISLDSLGVGFTLPYLGVNIVFALAAVFAASIVATTSGLALGRIVGNRVGGATGLIAGILLALTGIVFAIARALGF from the coding sequence ATGGTTTCAGCGGTTCTCAAGGTCGCCGTCCTCGCGGTTTCTCTTGCGCTCGACGTATTCGCCGTTTCAGTCGGCGTTGGCGTTCGCGGTCACACGCGTGCAGAAAAAGTGCGTATCGGTGCGGCATTCGGCGCCGCCGAAGTTATCATGAATCTGATCGGGGCGGGAATCGGCCGTGGCGTCGGACAGCTGATCGGCGCCGCCGCCGCATATCTTGGATTCGTGGCGCTCATCGGCGTCGGCGTCTACATGATCGTCGAAAGCGTGCGCGAGGAATCGGGTGAGCTCGACCTGTCGACGGGCTGGGGACTTTTCGTTGCAGCGATCTCGATCAGTTTGGATTCACTCGGCGTCGGCTTTACGTTACCGTACCTCGGTGTTAATATCGTCTTCGCGTTGGCAGCGGTGTTCGCCGCATCGATCGTAGCGACGACCAGCGGTTTGGCACTCGGACGCATCGTCGGCAATCGCGTCGGCGGAGCGACGGGACTCATTGCGGGAATCTTGCTCGCCCTGACGGGCATCGTTTTCGCGATCGCGCGCGCACTCGGTTTCTAG
- a CDS encoding response regulator, whose amino-acid sequence MTPQTYRVLVADDDADMRTLMATVLRTPTYEVVLCSDAESALVRANDKKPYDVIISDFMLPGMSGLELIQRLRANRMTAKVPILMISAHTNYGMEDRAKAAGANHFLNKPFTLSQLRSALTGLLASKSESALTAQ is encoded by the coding sequence ATGACTCCGCAGACGTACCGCGTCTTAGTAGCCGACGACGATGCCGACATGCGAACGCTCATGGCAACGGTCTTGCGGACCCCGACCTACGAGGTCGTTTTGTGTTCGGACGCAGAGTCGGCACTGGTTCGCGCCAACGACAAGAAGCCGTACGATGTCATCATTAGCGACTTCATGCTTCCCGGGATGTCCGGTCTCGAGCTCATCCAGCGCTTGCGCGCCAATCGGATGACTGCGAAAGTCCCGATTCTCATGATCAGCGCACACACGAACTACGGCATGGAAGATCGCGCGAAAGCCGCCGGCGCAAATCATTTTCTGAACAAACCCTTCACGCTTTCGCAACTGCGAAGCGCCTTGACCGGCCTTTTGGCCTCGAAGAGTGAAAGCGCGCTAACCGCCCAATAA
- a CDS encoding 3-keto-5-aminohexanoate cleavage protein: MDPLIVTVAPVGAELTPDQTPYLPVTPEQLGETAAACEAAGASIVHVHCRTDDGANTQAVARFRDALRAIRSRSKLIVQFSTGGAIGMTPDERAAPLELQPEMATLTCGTVNFGDDVFENSFPIMRGILSVMQRYDVRPELEIFDAGHLTNAKRLAVEGLLRFPQHVDFVLGVPGGLEASAEALLDCVRALPPGCTWSVAAIGRMQLPMATIAVAMGGHVRVGLEDNIWYTKGKLARNEELVARVTRIAAELGRPVATPDDARRILRLPGFNTAA, from the coding sequence ATGGATCCCTTGATCGTCACCGTTGCGCCCGTCGGTGCCGAGTTGACGCCGGATCAGACGCCGTATCTGCCGGTAACGCCGGAGCAGCTCGGCGAAACCGCCGCCGCGTGCGAAGCCGCGGGCGCGTCGATCGTGCACGTTCACTGTCGCACGGACGACGGCGCGAATACGCAGGCGGTTGCGCGCTTCCGTGATGCATTGCGTGCAATCCGGTCGCGCAGCAAATTGATCGTGCAATTTTCAACCGGCGGCGCGATTGGGATGACGCCCGATGAGCGTGCTGCTCCGCTCGAATTGCAACCCGAGATGGCGACTCTCACGTGCGGGACCGTCAATTTCGGCGACGACGTTTTCGAGAACAGCTTCCCGATCATGCGGGGCATCTTGTCTGTGATGCAGCGTTACGACGTGCGCCCCGAGCTCGAGATCTTTGATGCCGGACATCTCACAAACGCGAAGCGGCTCGCGGTCGAGGGCCTGCTGCGCTTTCCGCAACACGTCGATTTCGTGCTCGGCGTTCCGGGCGGACTCGAGGCAAGCGCCGAGGCTTTGCTCGACTGCGTGCGAGCGCTTCCGCCGGGGTGTACCTGGTCGGTTGCGGCGATCGGGCGGATGCAGCTACCGATGGCGACGATCGCGGTCGCGATGGGCGGCCACGTCCGCGTCGGCCTCGAGGACAACATTTGGTATACGAAGGGTAAGCTAGCTCGAAATGAAGAGCTGGTCGCGCGCGTTACCCGGATTGCGGCAGAGCTTGGGCGCCCCGTGGCTACGCCCGACGACGCTCGCCGCATCCTTCGATTGCCAGGATTCAACACCGCTGCTTAG
- a CDS encoding ABC transporter permease: MQTTLPTTATLPADDHFELRKHVTWNRFRKHKLALVGGVVFAFTILIAVCAHWIAPWDPNFIDQAHWSGYPLAPGVAGHILGTDENGRDLLSRLIFGAQISLTVAIFAVTMEIVLGTVLGAIAGYYGGVIDFTIMRMTDVVLSIPLLPLLLVLTAIVAETSNKAALNFASIVLIIGFVSWPPVARIVRAVFLSLREREYAEAARALGNNDGRIIFRHLLPNAMAPIIVQATLEVANVIILESTLSFLGFGIQPPTASWGNMLANAQANMAIAPWAAIFPGLCILITVLAINYLGDGLRDALDPNMR; this comes from the coding sequence ATGCAAACGACGCTGCCGACCACCGCTACGCTTCCGGCCGACGACCACTTCGAGCTTCGCAAGCACGTCACGTGGAATCGCTTCCGCAAGCACAAGCTGGCACTCGTGGGTGGCGTTGTCTTCGCGTTTACGATTCTCATTGCGGTGTGCGCCCACTGGATCGCACCGTGGGATCCGAACTTCATCGATCAAGCTCACTGGAGCGGCTATCCGCTCGCACCGGGCGTCGCGGGACACATTCTCGGGACCGACGAGAACGGTCGAGATTTGCTTTCGCGTCTGATTTTCGGAGCGCAAATCTCGTTGACGGTCGCGATCTTCGCGGTGACGATGGAGATCGTGCTCGGCACGGTGCTTGGCGCGATCGCCGGGTACTACGGCGGGGTCATCGACTTCACGATCATGCGGATGACCGACGTCGTGCTCTCGATACCGCTCCTGCCGTTGTTGCTCGTGTTGACCGCAATCGTCGCCGAGACGTCGAACAAAGCCGCGCTCAATTTTGCATCGATCGTCTTGATCATCGGATTCGTCAGTTGGCCGCCCGTCGCGCGTATCGTCCGGGCGGTTTTTTTGAGCTTGCGCGAACGGGAGTATGCGGAAGCTGCGCGCGCGCTCGGCAACAACGACGGTCGAATCATTTTCCGCCACCTCCTGCCGAACGCCATGGCGCCGATTATCGTGCAGGCGACGCTCGAGGTCGCGAACGTCATCATCTTGGAGTCGACGCTGTCGTTCCTCGGCTTTGGTATACAGCCGCCGACCGCAAGCTGGGGCAACATGCTCGCGAACGCGCAGGCCAACATGGCGATCGCGCCCTGGGCTGCGATTTTCCCCGGCCTCTGCATCCTCATCACCGTTTTGGCGATCAATTATCTGGGCGACGGCCTGCGGGATGCTCTTGACCCCAATATGAGGTAG
- a CDS encoding ABC transporter permease translates to MITYVIRRTLLNIPLLILISLVIFIILSNAPGGALTPYLQNPHITQADIERLKHNLGLDQPLPIQYVHWLGKVLTGDLGYSTSNSETVTQAIFERLPATLELMGAAFLFSLGIGVTFGILSALKPYSWLDYVVTTFAFFGQSMPVFWFALMLQLAFAVYGIPLPDGYKIQLPSASMCSTDACGFGDRIEHLILPTIVLSLLFIATWSRFMRSSMLEVINTDYMRTATAKGLSKVKVVLKHGLKNALIPLVTIVALGLPGLVAGAVVTETIFAWPGMGRLFINALTQFDFALLMGYLMLVSFLVVLFNLLADIAYAWLDPRVKYS, encoded by the coding sequence TTGATAACGTACGTCATCCGCCGGACGCTCTTGAACATACCTCTGCTGATTCTGATCAGCTTGGTGATCTTCATAATTCTGTCCAATGCGCCGGGCGGCGCGCTGACGCCATATCTGCAGAACCCGCATATCACGCAAGCCGATATCGAGCGCCTCAAACACAATCTCGGCCTCGATCAACCGCTCCCGATTCAGTACGTGCACTGGCTGGGCAAGGTTCTCACCGGCGATCTCGGATACTCGACGTCGAACTCTGAGACCGTCACGCAGGCGATCTTCGAACGGCTTCCCGCCACACTCGAGCTCATGGGTGCGGCGTTTTTATTTTCGCTGGGCATCGGCGTGACGTTTGGGATTCTCTCGGCGCTCAAGCCGTACTCGTGGCTCGACTATGTGGTGACGACGTTCGCGTTCTTCGGACAGTCGATGCCCGTGTTCTGGTTCGCATTGATGCTGCAGCTCGCGTTCGCGGTCTATGGCATTCCGTTGCCCGACGGCTACAAGATTCAGCTGCCCTCGGCCAGCATGTGCTCGACCGACGCGTGCGGCTTCGGCGATCGCATCGAGCATTTGATTTTGCCCACGATCGTGCTCTCTCTACTTTTCATAGCAACTTGGAGCCGCTTCATGCGCTCCTCGATGCTCGAAGTGATCAACACAGATTACATGCGTACGGCGACCGCCAAGGGTCTTTCAAAAGTCAAAGTCGTGCTCAAACACGGTCTGAAGAACGCGCTAATCCCACTCGTCACGATCGTTGCACTTGGATTACCCGGCCTCGTCGCGGGCGCCGTCGTGACTGAGACGATTTTCGCGTGGCCGGGAATGGGGCGCTTGTTCATCAACGCGCTCACGCAATTCGATTTTGCGCTACTCATGGGCTATTTGATGCTCGTCTCGTTCTTGGTCGTGCTCTTCAATTTGCTGGCCGACATTGCGTACGCGTGGCTTGATCCGCGTGTGAAGTACAGCTAA